The DNA segment TCAAAGTTGTGTAgaattaaaacgaaaaaacaagCGGTACGGTTATTGATCATAAACGTAAGCTAAGTTCATTGATTGTCCATTAACCATTTTTGCTTACCCctgttttgcttttggttacttaatttgtgttctttttttctttgtttttgtgtcTCTTTCTTTTCTCcttattttgtttcatttgaAATCCCCGCTTTTGTGGCTAACTGCTTTGCACTGCTTGCACTGCTTCGCTGACCGATCAGAGGTGAGCCATAACGCATACGCCCCGAATGCCCCGAATGCCCCCAGTGCCCCGCTgccggatgcggatgcgggcGGCGGTGCTGGCTACGGCGGTGCTGCGAGCGGTGGCAACGGCGGAGGCAACGGCGGATACGGTGGTGGCTTCTCGGCTGGCGGCCAATCCCTGTACCCCAGTCTACCAAACTCCAATGGTGGTGGTGCAGCGCCTTACAACCCATATGGCGCTGGCGGCAACGGTGGCGGTGGTGGCTACAATCCCTACAATGGCGGCTACCAACCCGGTGGCTATCAGCCAGCTGCCCCCGGCGGATACCAGCCCAGACCTGGCTACACGCCACCCGCTCCGGGCTATGAAAACAATGGTGGCGGTGCCCAGAAGCCCAAAGACAAAGAAGGCGGCTTCTTCTCCAACTTCTTCTCGAATCCGGCGGTGAGTCAAGCGGTCTCTGGAATCATTGCAGGCCAGATAGCCAAGCAACTTCAGGGCGGCGGTGCAAGTGGAGGTGGTGGACAGCAGGCCGGTGGCTATCAGCCCAGCGGTGGCTACGGCGGCGGTTCGCCGGCAGGAGGCGGCGGCAGCTctggatccggatccggaaGTAATATCCTTGGAGGCCTGCTGGGATCCGTTCTATCGGGCGGCGGGGCCAATGCaggcggtggcggcggtgcCAGCAGCTTCCTGGGCAGCCTGCTCAGCGGTGGAAACTCCAATCGAGGTGCTCAGCAGGGCGGAGGTGGCGGTGGCTCCGGCGGACTGGGCGACATTTTCAGCTCAAAGAACTTTGGCGGCCTCTTCAGCGAGAATCCCTCATCCAGGAGCGGCGgcggctcctcctcctcctcctccgatGGCTACTCCTCGCAAGGCGGAGCCAAGGGCTACCCCACCCAGGCACCGGGCAACTACTACGGCTGAAGGATCAAGTAGCCCCATCATTTACGTGGAGAGCCACCTTGGTCTTCCCATCAAATAcacaacgtttttttttttcgttctttGGCAATGTAATCAAATGGAGAACTTTCAACGAAATTAACTGAAAcaatattgaaatatataagcaTATTATACGAAACTATAAATGACGATTATACAAAtacaattcatatatataCAAGCATATATACCCGATAATTGAGACAGCTACATGTAATTTGAGATACCGTGTGCGTAGAATCCtccccccaaaaaaacaaaacaaaaccccCATTCGGAGTTCATTTGTAAATAGAGAAAtaacttaaattgaaattgaacaAGATAATATACGTAAGAATTGAAAGCCAGCTTGTGAAAGTTTTTCATTGCCTTGGTTTGGGGGCAAATAGGCGACAAAATGGCAGACAAATGGTAAGTTATTTGCAAACCTTAATGTTAGATTTGGGTCGCTCAAAAAAATTACGTTAAGACTTGGCCAAATACTTggataacttttattttaaattaggtaaatttaatacatttttgcagCACCAAGTAACTTTAAGGAAAAGCTAATTGAAATTGCTGTACGTGTGCTAACGACCAGTCTTAtgaccaaaataaatataaaagccaatctgcattaaaaatatataacatagtgaggaaaaaaatattttttccaaaattttgaaaaaataaaattgtctaatttttttgttaagtaatgtaaaactaaaaaaattgtttaacaaaaatttgttgatttattttaaagagtATCCCAAAACTTTAAACATAGTGATTCCgttaaaattaacaataagtaaattgttttttttattatttaaagttcATAATCCttgctaaaatatataatagttATTGAGGTTACTTGGCCAACAGCAACTGTATCGTGGAAATTGATGAGCTCACATTTATGCGGCATCCTTAGAGAAACGGAAAGTGTAAATAGCTTTGTgaaaaaatctgcaaaaaTAACTGAGATCTTTAATCAACGCGATCATAACTTTTTAAGGGGCTGTTGACTAAAGGCAAACGGATTTTCGGCCCGTAAAGTTGGCCAAAGCTGGAAAAGTTTCGCATTCGGGCGGCACTAGC comes from the Drosophila gunungcola strain Sukarami chromosome X unlocalized genomic scaffold, Dgunungcola_SK_2 000046F, whole genome shotgun sequence genome and includes:
- the LOC128260962 gene encoding uncharacterized protein LOC128260962 isoform X1: MLGLPLLTLAVLASCGYTVDAYSKYGRGCGDIGCLPTEECVITSDSCSYNQRDGKDCGNYPTCKRRSGGGSSASNSSPNLAANPSANPSEVSHNAYAPNAPNAPSAPLPDADAGGGAGYGGAASGGNGGGNGGYGGGFSAGGQSLYPSLPNSNGGGAAPYNPYGAGGNGGGGGYNPYNGGYQPGGYQPAAPGGYQPRPGYTPPAPGYENNGGGAQKPKDKEGGFFSNFFSNPAVSQAVSGIIAGQIAKQLQGGGASGGGGQQAGGYQPSGGYGGGSPAGGGGSSGSGSGSNILGGLLGSVLSGGGANAGGGGGASSFLGSLLSGGNSNRGAQQGGGGGGSGGLGDIFSSKNFGGLFSENPSSRSGGGSSSSSSDGYSSQGGAKGYPTQAPGNYYG